A stretch of Komagataella phaffii GS115 chromosome 2, complete sequence DNA encodes these proteins:
- a CDS encoding Protein required for ethanol metabolism: MLLVYNNFLQRNPIITNGLTTGFLFGTGDVLAQTLYSDGVSNFDYKRTLRAVVYGGIIFAPIGDRWYKLLNGIRMPVRLFKSEKSQKVSDTIARVAVDQLVWAPVGIPLYYSCMAMMEGLTIQQWKQKLDEKYMDTLFANWKVWPLFQLANFYVFPVQHRLLAVNVISIIWNCYLSAKNSGVLEDMPVIEDGTLRQS, translated from the coding sequence ATGTTGCTAGTGTACAACAATTTTTTGCAGAGAAATCCGATCATCACCAACGGCCTCACCACAggctttctttttggaaccGGAGATGTATTGGCTCAGACTTTGTACTCTGATGGAGTGTCTAATTTTGACTATAAAAGGACACTTAGAGCTGTTGTTTATGGCGGTATCATCTTTGCGCCCATTGGAGACCGTTGGTACAAACTTCTAAACGGTATCAGGATGCCAGTCAGGCTGTTcaaatctgaaaagtcTCAGAAGGTAAGCGATACAATTGCTCGTGTAGCGGTAGATCAACTGGTCTGGGCCCCGGTGGGAATCCCGTTATACTACTCTTGTATGGCAATGATGGAGGGCCTTACCATCCAGCAAtggaaacagaaacttgatgaaaaatacaTGGATACCCTTTTTGCAAATTGGAAAGTTTGGCCCCTGTTTCAATTGGCAAACTTTTATGTTTTTCCTGTTCAGCATCGCTTGCTGGCTGTTAATGTCATCAGCATCATTTGGAACTGTTATCTCTCTGCCAAGAACAGTGGGGTTTTAGAGGATATGCCTGTCATAGAGGACGGTACACTTAGACAAAGCTAG
- a CDS encoding Subunit of a heterodimeric peroxisomal ATP-binding cassette transporter complex (Pxa1p-Pxa2p): MKPRRLLKHYRNHRDLILRSSYVIVLALSVVEGGGGDGKKKTKKTSSAATPKLSWKKYLQFISDTICIDRKTPILLGSQVLLLIIRAVISLKIASLDGKLVANLVSSKFNKFLKLLVLWMVIGIPASFINSSLNFLQHYIKLIIRNNLTNKLINKYLPVSGDNTTIYKLMNSAQIHDPNQRVTTNIEQLSDSLAKIFPQLLKPSLDVLLCAYQLSKTAPNSNTAEGVLILGLVVHFTTILLKKFQPNFTRLSIQSNDLENNFHIYHSKVIENNEQLALSKSYNLELNVLDKAFFELALFKRLEFRRFAVYDTMMTFIVKYTWGAAGLLLCSLPIFVQSQFKEINDHLINEFTSSFITNRRLLLTGSDSLGKIIQSKKNLQNLRGYVMKTLEFEEELNEINASQTVVKSENITYNDTEEIIFDNVPLVTPSGQTLVQNLSFHIKKGDHLLIIGPNGAGKSSFFRILGGLWPVVPPGKLGIPNEDPVRKNFFYLPQKPYFTIGTLKEQIVYPDSVEGCEVTDEELYKLLELTKLEYLATDCEELLQHDIDTLTADHGKPDELRQLPMSPFDYVRNWSDLLSIGEQQRLALCRLYYQRPKFAILDECTSSISADLEQDCYKYAIEELGITVLSVCHRTTLWKFHSHLLQFKVKDNITTTSFHKFSPEERLLKHEELVLLDSKLAEKQELEQRLKFLEQSTKSRPRNRSILYISDDEDEEID, translated from the coding sequence ATGAAACCAAGACGCCTATTAAAGCATTATAGAAACCACAGGGACTTGATCCTCAGGTCCTCATATGTGATTGTCCTAGCTTTATCGGTGGTAGAAGGTGGCGGAGGCGacggaaagaaaaagacaaaaaaaacATCTTCAGCAGCCACTCCAAAGCtcagttggaaaaaataTCTTCAATTCATCAGTGATACAATATGCATAGACAGGAAAACGCCCATCCTGTTGGGATCCCAAGTTCTTTTGCTTATTATCAGGGCAGTCATTTCCCTCAAGATTGCATCCCTGGACGGAAAACTGGTTGCAAACTTGGTATCGTCCAAATTCAAtaagtttttgaaactgttggTGTTGTGGATGGTAATTGGAATTCCAGCTTCATTTAtaaattcttctttgaatttccttCAACATTATATCAAGCTGATTATCAGAAACAATCTTACCAATAAGCTCATCAACAAATATCTTCCGGTTTCCGGAGATAATACCACTATTTATAAGCTCATGAATTCTGCACAAATTCACGATCCTAATCAACGAGTGACCACGAACATTGAACAGCTCTCTGATTCATTGGCCAAAATATTCCCTCAGCTACTAAAGCCCTCACTGGACGTCTTGTTATGCGCTTATCAGCTATCGAAAACAGCCCCCAACAGCAATACAGCCGAGGGAGTGCTTATCCTAGGACTCGTGGTGCATTTTACCACgattttgttgaagaaattcCAGCCCAACTTTACTCGGCTTTCTATCCAGTCAAATGATCTGGAGAACAACTTTCACATTTACCATTCCAAAGTGATAGAGAATAACGAGCAGTTGGCCCTATCAAAATCCTACAACTTGGAATTGAACGTATTGGATAAAGCGTTCTTTGAACTGGCCCTTTTCAAGCGACTTGAATTTAGGAGATTTGCTGTTTACGACACGATGATGACATTCATCGTTAAATACACTTGGGGTGCTGCAGGTCTTTTGCTTTGTTCTCTGCCTATATTTGTCCAATCCCAattcaaagagatcaaTGACCACCTAATCAACGAATTCACATCATCCTTTATCACTAACAGAAGACTGTTGTTAACAGGAAGTGATTCTTTAGGTAAGATCATTCAGTCAAAAAAGAACCTTCAAAACTTGCGTGGCTACGTCATGAAAACCTTGGAATTTGAAGAGGAGCTGAACGAAATCAATGCATCCCAAACCGTTGTGAAGTCAGAAAATATAACTTATAATGACACCGAGGAAATTATCTTTGATAACGTCCCTCTTGTCACTCCGTCAGGTCAAACACTTGTCCAGAACCTTAGTTTCCATATCAAAAAAGGGGATCACCTTTTGATAATTGGCCCTAATGGCGCTGGAaagtcttctttttttaGAATCCTTGGTGGATTGTGGCCTGTTGTTCCACCTGGAAAACTTGGCATCCCCAATGAGGATCCTGTCAGAAAGAATTTCTTTTATCTTCCTCAGAAACCATATTTTACCATTGGAACCTTGAAAGAACAGATTGTGTATCCTGATTCTGTTGAAGGCTGCGAGGTAACAGATGAAGAACTATACAAGCTGCTTGAGCTTACTAAATTGGAGTACCTTGCAACAGATTGCGAAGAATTACTACAACATGACATCGATACGTTGACTGCAGATCACGGTAAACCTGATGAACTGAGGCAGCTACCCATGTCACCATTTGATTATGTACGGAACTGGTCTGATCTTCTTTCCATAGGGGAGCAGCAAAGACTGGCATTGTGCCGATTGTATTATCAAAGACCTAAGTTTGCTATTCTGGACGAGTGCACTTCGTCTATTTCGGCAGATTTGGAACAAGATTGTTACAAATATgccattgaagaacttggCATAACAGTACTCTCGGTGTGCCATAGAACCACTTTGTGGAAATTTCACTCTCATTTGTTGCAGTTCAAGGTGAAGGATAACATTACTACTACCAGCTTCCACAAATTCAGTCCGGAGGAAAGATTATTGAAACATGAAGAATTGGTTCTATTGGACAGTAAATTGGCCGAGAAGCAGGAATTAGAGCAAAGattgaagtttcttgaacagtCAACAAAATCCAGACCGAGAAACAGAAGTATCCTTTACATcagtgatgatgaagatgaagaaatagaTTGA